Sequence from the Clostridium butyricum genome:
AGCAACAGAAATAAGTTCACTATTTTTATTAATAAGCTCATCTATATTAGTATATTTAACATTCCCTCTTCCGTTATGAGGATCTACTCCATATTTTCTACACCTTATCCATGAATCTGCAATCTCCGATCTAACCTTTGAATCAACTTTCCCACAAGAAATAAATTTTCTCCATGCTTCAGTGATAAATTCGATATAATCTTTCATTTCTACCTCTCCATTACTTATAAAATATAATATCAACATTATTTTTATTAGTTGTACTTAATATCTCCCCAAATCTACAATATATAACTATCTTAATTATCCAACTATGTTGTTATAGAAACTATTTTATCATGAAACAACCCTTTTTACACATTTGCCTAGTATATAGAAAGTATTTTAACAAAAATAAACCTACTAAAATCCAATAAAATGATTTTCGTAGGTTTTGTGGTGGAGGTGACGGGTGATCTTTGAAATCCACTATATAACAAAAAATCGGGATGGTGCTAGCACCTTCCCGATAAAAACACTAAATGTTTTTGTTCATTAACTTCATTATACACTCTTATAGTAAAAATAGTCAACTATAATCTTTATAAATTTATAATCTGAAACAATAATTTGATTTTTTTCAAAATATTCTTTATGCCGTGTAAATCTAATATCAATTATATTTTTTAATGTACTCATCGAATTTTTCTTTATTGAAGTACTAGTAACTATATTATTAAAAACATAAAGCATAACTACAAAGTCATTTATTATAGGATTAGACATTTTTCTTCTTCTAACATCTGAATTTACACCATTAATTTTAGAAATATATGTATTAATATCTTTAAATAATTTAATTCTAGTATTGTATGGATTTTTTAAGCTATTCAATAAGCAACTATTATGTGCTGCAGCATTTCTTAAAAATTTGATTGAATATAAATATTTATAAATGCTTTCTTTATACGGATATTTTTTATAGTATATTTCATATAATTTTATGAAATCTCCAAATGACAAAACCTCTACTATATTCCAAATAGCAAAATCGGCTGAATACTTAAATATAAGTTCCCTACAAATAGAATTCCTATTATTCTTACTATTAATATTTTCTCTTATATATGGATATTTTTCTAAAAAGTCTTCTACTATACTATATCCATCTTCTTCATTATTTTCAGAACAATCTCTAAGCAATTGTGTTTTCAGAAAATGTTCTATATCTAGAGTAATTTGAATTATATATTTTCTTAAGTGCATATCAAGTATTGATAATTCCTTTAAATATGCAAATTCAAGACTTACATATTTATCTTTATTAATTCCCTTATCATACTTATTATAGTTCTTTGCGTAAGATTTAACCCTAAAATAATAATTATTATTCTTCAAAAATTCCTCTGCTTCATTTTCATTAACAATACAAAATTTTATACCCTGTACTTCTTTCATATGAGTAACTTGTTCTTTAATTGATAATTTGTTTTTATTCATTTTTTTCTCCAAAATAGTTTGCTTAATTATTTTGATTATACTATAATGTAAACTCATGTTCAAATTCATTTAATTTGAATATTTAATTATAAGTTCTTCCGTTAAATCCATCAACGTTAATGCATAGTTTAAACGTTCGAATTTAGTTTTAGAATCCAATATTGTTTCAATAAAATAAATATCATTGATAGCATAAATTCACTTTATCTTTTGTTAAATTTATTTTTTCTCCCAAATCTGTTAAAAAGAAACTTTCAGGATTTAATTCATACAATGTAAGTGTCAAAGAGATTCATCAACAAATTCATTTAATTGATTATACAAATATCTATATCCTAATGGCTTTTCTTCATTATACTGAGGTTTTATGGGTATAAACTGAAAATAGTATGTTTCATCTACATAGTAATCATTTTCCTTATTAGATGGAAATACTGCAATTATCTTTTCTACTACTCTTTGTAATGAAACTTTATTATTTTTTGAATTTGCATCATAATAGTCTAATTCCCTATAAGCTATAAGTTGATTCATAACATCTGTTTCAATATTATGATTGTAAATATATGATTTTTTTCGGTATTTAACTTCAACAACAGTACTCTTCACAAATTCATGATTAATGTATAAATTTATTAATATATCAGGTCTTCTTCTTTCTCTATTAGAAACTACTTCACATACATTTTTTCCTTTTACATCTCTTACCCTATTAATAAATTTATCATAGATTATTTCAATTTTATATTTTCCTTTCTCTAAAGTAATAGCCTCTCCACTTTCTAAATCACAAGTATAAATATCCTTTTGTGACTTCAACCAACCTCTAGTCCATTTAAATCCCATATCTTCAAATACTTGCTTAACTATTATAAAAATATATAACTCATATAATACTGATGTTTTTTTAATTGATAATGTTTGCTTAAACTTCTTTTTATTATTTCCACGGAATATATCTATATAGATTTTATATAAATAATTATAATCATATCTTTTCAATAATTTTGTTGTAGTGCGAAATCTAATATTTTTAGTTGAAATATTTTTGAACCATGTATTGTCCATATATCTTCTAAAATTAGCACTAATTAATGATATATCATGTATCTCTTTTTCTATTTTCTTCAATTTTTCATTATACTTTTTCAGTTCTGCATTTTGTCCTGAAATATCTATGTTTAACTCACTCTTTCGCCTCTTAACGTTTCCTAAAAATTTTATATTTTCCAATTCATTTTGCATAGTAACAATTTTATCTTGAATAATTGACACATTTTTTCTTATACTGTGCCAATAAACTTCATATTGCTGTTCAAAAACAGTACTTAGCTTATATAGTTTTTCTATAATAAACTTTACTGCAATATTTTCATAGTTATCATCTGTAATTAATATTCTTTTTTCTTTAAAACATTTATTTCCTGCATTTTGTCTATCTTTATGGCTACAATTCCATCTTAAACTCTTATCATCAACTTTTTTACTAAATTTAGATAATCTATATTCACTTTTTATTTTTTCTATTGGATTTTTCAAAATACTGTTAATTGAATTCATAATATTTCTATAGTTATTTTTTAGATATTTATAAGATTCTAAATTTAAAGTCATTATATCCAACTCATTTTTTTCATAACCATTTCTCTCTAAGTATAAGTTGTATGTAATTCCTTCACATATTTGTTCCATAAAGGATTTCATATTAGTTAATTCTTCATTATCTATATTGCAAGGAGTAACTTTATACATCCCAGTATAAACTTTTTCATTACTATATAATTTTAACTGATAATTTCCTGGAACTAATCCAACATCAGAATCCCCTCCAGGTGATATAATTTTTTCATTTTCTGAAGTATTAATTCTTAACATTTCTTCTTTATCATAAGATTCAATTTCAATATAATCATTGTTATTATCTGAAATTAACTCAATTGAAATTCTTTGATATTCATTAAACTCAAAACACGCATCACCTAAATAACTACTATTATCATTGAAAAACTTTACATATTCATCGTATATTTTTTCATATATATCATTTCTTATCCATTTATAATAATTTACTTTTATTTTAGTTTGTATATCCATATTTCTTTAATTCCTCGAATTTTTGTTGGATTTTTATCTTAACTTCTTTAAATTCACTTAATTTCTTTGCTTCTTCACTATTAAATAAATTATATAAACTTCCAATCTCATTTTCATTCGAATAATCAATATTTATTAATCCATCTAGTTCTCTATCTGAACCTTTTATTTTTGTTAATATTCTTTGTTTAACACATATATCAAAAGCATCACTTCTACTAATTAATGCTTCATCTTCATCATATGGAATATTATTTATATAGTTAGCTATTCCTTGTAATACTCTAAAAGAAATTCCATTTATACTTTCTTGTTTACTTAATAATTCATGTAATTTATCAAAAAAAGTTAATTCATCTATGTCAAACGTATTAATAAAATTCTTATTATTAATCCACAAGTTATATTCATCAAATCCTATATTATTAATAGACTTTTGTTCATTTGCATTGATTATATCATCGTTATTTTCTTTTAATTCAGCAAAACTACGTTTTTTTAATGATATCACATTAGCCCTATCCAACACTCTATCTGATAAATCCTTAGTAGTTTCATCTAAATTAACCGTACCTATAAATAATATATTGTCACCAATAACCACATTATTTTTATACTTCATTTTATTGTAACAAATACAATCCTGTGAATATAATGACAATTTTCTTTCATTGGCATTAAGCTCTAATAATGAAATAAATGGTGCAAACCAATGTTCAATTTGTGACAAATTCATTTCATCAAATATTACAGCATACATCTTATCTTTATTTTGTTCTGCTGATATTAGTAAATCCACTAACCCTGTAGATGATGGTAGATAAAGACCCGTAGTTGCATTAAGATATCCCAACAAATCTTCTGGTTCTGTATAAGATGGACTAATCGGTAAAAATAGCAAGTTTTTATTTTCCTCTGACAACCCTAAAGCTTCAGCATAACATTTTGCTATTTGAGTTTTTCCTGTACCACTCATCCCTGCTAATATAGTTAACATGTTCGATTTTACGCTAATGTGAAAATTATACAAATCTGTCTTAGTATAATATAATCCATGTTCTAATGTTTTATCTCTAAATTCATTTAGAAATTTTATTTCAGTATTAATATTTAAATGAATAAAGTCATTTTCATTATTTTCATCTGCAAACTCACTTGTACTTTTTTCTGTATCATAATTATCTTCTTTTTTCTCAATATCAATTCCTTCATCTGTTAAATGTATATCTAATTCCTCTAAATAACTTCTTTCTAAAAATATCATCTCATCTTTGTGAGCAACTGAATTGTTCTTAAATTCTTCACTAGACATATCTATCATATATTTTTTTAAATTTTCAGATTCAAAAATCCATGAATCTATAGCCCTTATACTCTTTTTACAACTATCAATGTAACCATAAATATAGTTTCCACATATTACATAACCTATATTTGATAAATCAGAATAATTACCATTCAAACTTATTGGGTCATTATTTAAAAATTTATTTTCAAATTCATCATTACTGATATTTAATATAGGTATATATGTGTATTTATAACCACTATGAGCTTCATTTATATCTTCCACACTAATAATATCCATATTTTTATGTATTTTTGCATTTGAATTAACATTTATATATGGTTTAAATAAAATTATTTTATTATCAAAAAGCTTCTTAGCTATCTCTATTTTTTCACTTTCATCTTTTAATTTATATCCAACAGGAAATATATTATAATTATGACTATCTACTCCAATATAAGTTGATCCACTATTGAGATATTTATTTATGATTTGTTCTACATACTTAGGTTCTGTTGAAATTGGCTTAACGTAAAACACAACATTACTACTATTCTTCATGACTGTTATTGGTTCTTTTTCATATCCAATATTAGGTAAATACTCAATATCACTAACTAGTTTTCCTAATATATAACTTCTATTTGCTTGTATTATTTTTCCATTATCTATATCTATCTTATCACTGCTCATCATCATAGTACCTTTCTTGAATATATTACTCATCTATACTTAAGTATATCATAATAATTACATTTTATTAATATTATAACTTTTTATGTTCATTTAAACATTATTTATTCCATATTTTATTTATTAATTTATCATTACTTAATAATCGTAATAATTCAAAAAGTAATTACATATTTTTTAAAGTACTACCTTTTATTTGTTTTATCTTTATTTCCATTTAATTATCAATACTAATAGTTTAGGTTTAAATAAAAAAAAACCACGAAAATCCAATAAAATGATTTTCGTAGGTTTTGTGGTGGAGGTGACGGGTGTCGAACCCGTGTCCGAAAGCCGACGTCATTATCTTTCTCCGAGTGCAGTTCATGTTTTAAGATTCCCCCAAGTGCACGCCCATGAACAGGCTTACACTCTCGGTAGCTTCATTAATACCCCTCTGGCTCAAAGCTTTGCCAGGCTTCGTGTCCCACTTCAATGACACCAGTGATCCGAGCCGTAGGCAACCCGGGCTGATGAGTAGCTTATATTAAGCTGCTAATGCAAAATTGTCTTCTGCGTTTACATTTAGTGCATACTTTATTAACGAGGACACATGCTTCCCTCGACTCGCTTAATAAATCTTTCATGCCCCCGTCGAAGCCAAAACACCCCCAGGTTTATAAAAAACTTAAACGCATATTTAATTTTCAAATATCTATCTTGCATTTTTGATTATATATTATTAATCATACTATGTCAAATAACATATTAATAAAGTATATACAATTTTTAACTTTTTATTCAAAGGACAAATTTATAGTACTTATTTTATTTCTATGCCTATCATTGTAGAATCATCTTTAAGTTTTCCTTCATCTAAAATTGTATCTTCTAAATATTCATCAATATATTTCTTAAAATCATTTAACGTTACTTTTTCCATATATCTTTTAATTATCTCATCTTCATCAAATATAAAATCTAATCCATCGCTAAACAGAAATAATCTATCACCACTTTGAACCTGTATTTTTTTCTCTGAAAATTCACTATCTGAAAACATACCTAAAAACGGTCCTTCTGCAAGTTTCTTCTCTGCTTTTTTTCCTTGTTTTTGAAACATAAACTGGTTTATTCCCGCACCTACAATCTTAAACTCTTTCTTTGAAAAATTTATACTAAAGCAGCATACTGCTATATAATTTTCTTCATAGTATTTGGCTATTTTTCTATTTAAATTTTTAACTATATTAATAGGTTCATATTCTGTAAATGTTTCTTCCATAAACATTAACTCTAATGCTGATATATTTAATGCTGCAGATATTCCCTTCCCTTTTACATCTATTAAAATTCCAATAAACAATTCATCATTTATCTTATTTATCCTATAAAAATCACCGCTTATTGTATATGCAGGTACATATACACAAACATTTTCAAAAAACTTTCCACCTTGAAAGTCCCTTTGCAGACTATTTCTTTGAAAGTTTGCTGCCCTTATAAGATCTTTTCTACTTTCACTTGTATTTCTCACAGTCATAAGGATTGCTGACTTTCCTTCATACATCATATATCTGCAAGTTAACTGTACACTTGTCTTTTTATTATTATCAAAATTTAATTCACAATCATATTTTTCTTTTAATTTTTTACTTAATATTATATTTCTAAATTTCTTATGAAGAATTTTTGAATATCTTTCATCAAAATACTTATATATATTACTATTAATTATCTCCTCATGCTCTTGATCAAATAAACTTACTGCTTCATTATTAGCCACTTCTATTCTGTTATCAACTATAATCATTAAAGCATCTGGGGAATTATTTAAAATATGAATATATCTTTCTTTATCATTTTTCAAAATTTTATCTAAAGTTTTTCTTTCTGTTATGTCCTCAAGTCTCTCAATAATAAATTTAATATTATTATTTTCATCTAAAACTGGAGTATATGATGTATTCATAATCTTATTAAGTTCAGGAATATATCTCTCTAGTTTTATCTCTTTTTTGTATTTTACAACTTGAGCAAAACAGCAATCTTTACACGGTTTATCCTTATTTAATAGTTTATAGCAAACTTTCTTTTCAACTTCATTTGGGCTCTTCTTATAAAAATTATATCCAGCCTCATTACAAAAATATACAGTATGGTCAGGTTTAAATACCTTAATAACATCTGAAATTCCATCTAAAATACACTGCACATCTTTAACTGCTATTGATGAATTATCAATTTTACTCATAACTATTGTCCTTTCTCATTTTCCAATAACAAGCATAGAGTTTAGCCATACTTATAGAATATTACAGCTAAACTCTACCTAATTAATTTCTATTCTTCTATTTCAAATACACGATCAAGTCTTGTTAATTGAAATAACTTTTTAACTTCTGGTCCTAATGATTTTAACTTTAGGCTTCCATTTTTCTCAACACACTTTTTATATATTGAAACAATAGCTCCAAGTCCTGTACTATCAATAAAACTACAATTACTAAAATCAAAAATAAAATTTACTTTTCCTTCATCTATATAATTATTAATTTTAATTCTAAAATCAGCAACTTCTTCAACACAAAAATCCTTTGGTATTATTATGTTTAAATTATTATCCACTACTTTTCACCTCATACAATAAATTTTTCTACAAGTCCCATCAGTTGTTCTGACATAGCACTTGTTTCTTCTGCCGTAGCTGTTAAATTATTAGTTACATTAGCTTCTTCTTGTATTGCTAACGATACGCCTTCACAGTTTTTACTATTATTTTCAGTAATAGTTGCAATGTCATTTATAAGCGAAATAACTTTATCTGAAGATGCAACTTCATCACTTGTAATATCAAGAATCTCTCCAACATGTTTAGCTATATCTTCTATAGAATCAATTATATCTAAAAATGCCTTATCTGTTTCTGATACCACTTCTACACCATTTTCAACTTCTGAATTTGCTCTTTCCATTGCTTTTACTGCATTTTCAATTTGTTTAACCATTTCAGAAACCAGTCCTGCTATTTCCTTAGCTTTATTATTTGTTTCCTCTGACAGTTCCCTTACCTCTTCTGCAACAATACTGAATCCTTTTCCATGTTCTCCAGCTCTAGCAGCCTCTATTGCTGCATTTAATGCTAATAAATTAGTTTGCTCTGCAATTGCATTTATTGTTGTCACTATTCCTGATACTTCAACAGATAATTCATTTACATGCTTTAATGCATTAAAAGTATCATTACTTTCAATATTTATACTATTCATAGCTCTTACTGTCTCTTCAACTTTTCCTCTTCCAAGATGTGCTATTTTCTTTGAATTAATAGCGTTACTATTAGTTGATTGAGCTCTATTTTGTGCAAGTTGCACAAGACTAGATAATTGAACAAGTACTTCAGATACATCTACAATTGATGTATTTTGATTTTTAGATTCTTCTGCTACATTAGTTACTGTAGCACTTATCTCTTCTGTTGTTGCACTTATTTCTTCAAGAGAACTTGCTATTTCTTCAGATGCTGTATTTAAATGTTCTGAAGCACTTCTAACACTTTTAACAATTTCATCCTGATGTTTAATCATCGTATTAAATGACTTTTGAAGTTCCCCAATCTCATCTTTGCTTCCAACTCTAGCTTTTACTCTTAAATCTCCATCCCCTGCAAGTTTCATTAACTTCTGTAATTCTTTAATTGGATTTATAATACCCTTTGTTGAATATATATATGAACAAACCATTGCTATAATAATAGCCAACACCACCAAAATTAAAGTATCATTTCTAATACTTATCGCTGATGCCATGTATTCATCATAATCTGCTGTAACCGCAACAATCCAATTTCCTGCTGGTTCAAACGCCACATACTTATATACATTATCATAAGTATAGAAGCCATCTGACTTTTCTCCAGCCTTCATTTTTTCTACTATTGATTTAAAATCACTTTCTGTACTTTCACTTACATTTTCTTTTAATATTTTACTTTCATCTGGATGAGCTACTACTAAGCCATTTTTATCAATCATATACCCATAGCCATTCTCACCAATCTTAACATTTGAAGCATATTTAGATATACTATCAAACTTTATACTACCAACAACAGTTCCTACAACATTACCATTTTCTTTTATTGGGCATGCAATGAATATTGCAGGATTCCCAGTAAATCTTGATGTTAAAACCTCACTCATTGTAGTGTCACCAGTACTTATTGCTTTTTTCATATAATCTCTATCACTTAAATCAATATCTGGTTCCTTACTTTCACTATCAATTATTACTGTACCTATAGAATCTGTTACTATCAATACTTCCATGAATTCTTCATTACTTTTTTGCACATCACATATATATTTAAATGCATCATCTATATATGCCGCATTTTCACTTTGAGATATCTTTCCAAGCTGTCCATTTAAACTACAAATCTCCACTGTACTTTTTACCGACTGTATTGCATTATCAATTAAAGATGCAGTATCTGAAGTCTGTTGTATAAGATGTTCCTTAGTTGAACTCTGTAATGACGTAGATGCCATCTTATATGATACAGCTCCTAATATACTCATAGGTAAAGCTATAAGTATAAAAAAAGCACTCATCAGCTTTACTTTTAAAGAAATTTTCATCTATTAGTTCCTCCCTATTTAAACATTTTTTTCATAATGACAAACTAGAGTCTGTCCATAATTTCTAGAAAAATATTTTACTTAAGTGACTTTTTCATTATTAAGCATCCATCTTTAAACTCTGCTTCATCTGTATAGGCAGATATTATGAATAACCCTCGTCCACCTTCCGATAAAATATCATCTTCATCAATTTCTTTATTAGTTTTTAAAGTTAAATTTTCCTTACCAGTATCTTTTACTGAAATATTTATAAAATCATTTTCTAATTTGCATTCTACAATTATTGGTTTATCTTTATCTTGATTATTACCATGAATAAATGCATTAGCAATAGCTTCAGACATTATTAGCTTTATTTCAAAACATTGTTTTTCTAAATTTAATGAGTGTATGATTCCATCCAATTTTTCACTAATATTATCAATTCCATAAAGAATAACTTCGTTTGTTGTTTTATTATACATAATAAACTCTCCCTTCATAAATATTTCAAACATACTATCCTTTTAAAATATATCTTTAAGAAAAAACTTCATTATACATAATTATTACATTTTAAATTATTTTTTTCAATATTTGAACAAATTTCTTTTGATTTTATATAAAGAAGACTGTACTATTAATAAAAAAGCTATACAGAATCTCAAAATAAAATGTACCCTATAGGATAGACAATATAAAAAAAGTCTATTCTGTAAGGTACTTTTATGTATAATTAAATAAATAGAACTAGGAGAAGATAAAATGAGCAATAAGATATTTACAGAAGAAGAAATAACAATACTATCTAAAAATAAGTATGTAAAAAAAGTTAGTAATAAAGGAATTACATATACTGATGAATTTAAAAGAATATTTATAGTTGAAAATAATAATGGTAAATTTCCAAGGCAAATATTTGAGGAACATGATTTTAATATAGAAATTTTAGGTATGAAACGTGTTGAATCATCTGGTAAGAGATGGCGCTCCGCATTTCGTAGAAATGGAGTATCACAATTACAAGATACTAGAAAATTTAATACTGGAAGGCCTAGTGAGAAGGAATTATCTATTGAAGAAAAATATGAAAAACTTCAAGCAAAGATAAAACTCTTACAAGCTGAGAATGAATTGTTAAAAAAGTTAGAAATGATGGAAAGGGGCGTGAAAATAAAGAAGTAAACTTATTAGTTTCTGAAAAATTTATCGTAATAAAATCAATTGTTGAAAAATATAAAATAAAAAATAAAATTAGTTATCTATGTGGATTGTCTGGCGTTTCACGCTCCGGATATTATAATTATTTTTCGCTTAAATCAATGAGTAAACGAAATGCTCAAGAATCTAAGGATCAAGAAAGTTATAAAAATGTAGTTGCTGCTTTCGAGTTTAAAAACCGAAAAAAAGGTGCTAGACAAATAAAAATGACTTTGCAAAAATTTTTTGGTATCAACTATAATTTAAAACGCATTAGAAGGATAATGAAAAAATATAACATTATTTGTCCGCACAGAAAAGCAAATCCATATAGAAGAATGATGAAAGCTACTAAAGAGCATACAGTCTTACCAAACCTATTAAATAGAGACTTTAAGCAAGGTATACCTGCAAAAGTGTTATTAACAGATATAACATATCTATTTTATAAAGATGGTCAAAAGGCTTATTTGTCGACTATTCTAGATGCATCTACTAATGAAATATTATCTCACAACTTATCTAAAAGCTTAAAAATAAATATAGTTACACAAACAATTGATAACTTGTTTAATACCCCTTTAACTCTACATAAAGATGCATTTATTCATTCAGATCAAGGGGCTCACTATACAAGTCCAATTTTTCAAAAGAAACTTAAAGAGAAAGGAATTGGACAATCTATGTCTAGACGTGGCAACTGCTGGGACAACGCCCCGCAGGAATCGTTTTTTGGACACTTAAAGGATGAAACAACCATTAAAGAATGTGAAACTTTTGAAGATTTAATTAAAGAAATAGATGATTATATTGCCTATCATAATAATTATAGGGCTCAATGGAATTTAAAAAAGATGACTCCTGTTGATTACAGAAATCATCTTCTTAATGTTGCTTAGACTTTTTTTAAACTGTCCTTGACAAAGGGTACATTTTAAAAAATAAATTCTGTATAGCTTTTTCTATTTTTAAATCTTATTTTTGTAAATATTCATCAATAGCAGCAGCAGCTTTTTTACCTGCTCCCATAGCTAATATAACTGTAGCTGCACCTGTAACTGCATCTCCACCAGCATATACGCCTTCTTTTGTAGTAAGACCAGTCTCTTCTTCTGCTACAATACATCTTCTCTTATTAATTTCTAATCCTTCAGTTGTTGATGAAATTAATGGGTTTGGTGATGTTCCAAGTGACATTATTACAGTGTCTACATCCATCACAAATTCTGAACCTGGAATTTCAACAGGGCTTCTTCTTCCTGATGCATCTGGTTCTCCAAGCTCCATTCTTACACATTTCATTCCTTTAACCCATCCATTTTCATCTACTAAAATCTCTGTTGGATTAGTTAATACATCAAATATTACTCCTTCTTCCTTAGCATGATGTACTTCT
This genomic interval carries:
- a CDS encoding Abi family protein; this encodes MNKNKLSIKEQVTHMKEVQGIKFCIVNENEAEEFLKNNNYYFRVKSYAKNYNKYDKGINKDKYVSLEFAYLKELSILDMHLRKYIIQITLDIEHFLKTQLLRDCSENNEEDGYSIVEDFLEKYPYIRENINSKNNRNSICRELIFKYSADFAIWNIVEVLSFGDFIKLYEIYYKKYPYKESIYKYLYSIKFLRNAAAHNSCLLNSLKNPYNTRIKLFKDINTYISKINGVNSDVRRRKMSNPIINDFVVMLYVFNNIVTSTSIKKNSMSTLKNIIDIRFTRHKEYFEKNQIIVSDYKFIKIIVDYFYYKSV
- a CDS encoding McrB family protein, with product MMMSSDKIDIDNGKIIQANRSYILGKLVSDIEYLPNIGYEKEPITVMKNSSNVVFYVKPISTEPKYVEQIINKYLNSGSTYIGVDSHNYNIFPVGYKLKDESEKIEIAKKLFDNKIILFKPYINVNSNAKIHKNMDIISVEDINEAHSGYKYTYIPILNISNDEFENKFLNNDPISLNGNYSDLSNIGYVICGNYIYGYIDSCKKSIRAIDSWIFESENLKKYMIDMSSEEFKNNSVAHKDEMIFLERSYLEELDIHLTDEGIDIEKKEDNYDTEKSTSEFADENNENDFIHLNINTEIKFLNEFRDKTLEHGLYYTKTDLYNFHISVKSNMLTILAGMSGTGKTQIAKCYAEALGLSEENKNLLFLPISPSYTEPEDLLGYLNATTGLYLPSSTGLVDLLISAEQNKDKMYAVIFDEMNLSQIEHWFAPFISLLELNANERKLSLYSQDCICYNKMKYKNNVVIGDNILFIGTVNLDETTKDLSDRVLDRANVISLKKRSFAELKENNDDIINANEQKSINNIGFDEYNLWINNKNFINTFDIDELTFFDKLHELLSKQESINGISFRVLQGIANYINNIPYDEDEALISRSDAFDICVKQRILTKIKGSDRELDGLINIDYSNENEIGSLYNLFNSEEAKKLSEFKEVKIKIQQKFEELKKYGYTN
- a CDS encoding SpoIIE family protein phosphatase, which codes for MSKIDNSSIAVKDVQCILDGISDVIKVFKPDHTVYFCNEAGYNFYKKSPNEVEKKVCYKLLNKDKPCKDCCFAQVVKYKKEIKLERYIPELNKIMNTSYTPVLDENNNIKFIIERLEDITERKTLDKILKNDKERYIHILNNSPDALMIIVDNRIEVANNEAVSLFDQEHEEIINSNIYKYFDERYSKILHKKFRNIILSKKLKEKYDCELNFDNNKKTSVQLTCRYMMYEGKSAILMTVRNTSESRKDLIRAANFQRNSLQRDFQGGKFFENVCVYVPAYTISGDFYRINKINDELFIGILIDVKGKGISAALNISALELMFMEETFTEYEPINIVKNLNRKIAKYYEENYIAVCCFSINFSKKEFKIVGAGINQFMFQKQGKKAEKKLAEGPFLGMFSDSEFSEKKIQVQSGDRLFLFSDGLDFIFDEDEIIKRYMEKVTLNDFKKYIDEYLEDTILDEGKLKDDSTMIGIEIK
- a CDS encoding STAS domain-containing protein; the encoded protein is MDNNLNIIIPKDFCVEEVADFRIKINNYIDEGKVNFIFDFSNCSFIDSTGLGAIVSIYKKCVEKNGSLKLKSLGPEVKKLFQLTRLDRVFEIEE
- a CDS encoding methyl-accepting chemotaxis protein; amino-acid sequence: MKISLKVKLMSAFFILIALPMSILGAVSYKMASTSLQSSTKEHLIQQTSDTASLIDNAIQSVKSTVEICSLNGQLGKISQSENAAYIDDAFKYICDVQKSNEEFMEVLIVTDSIGTVIIDSESKEPDIDLSDRDYMKKAISTGDTTMSEVLTSRFTGNPAIFIACPIKENGNVVGTVVGSIKFDSISKYASNVKIGENGYGYMIDKNGLVVAHPDESKILKENVSESTESDFKSIVEKMKAGEKSDGFYTYDNVYKYVAFEPAGNWIVAVTADYDEYMASAISIRNDTLILVVLAIIIAMVCSYIYSTKGIINPIKELQKLMKLAGDGDLRVKARVGSKDEIGELQKSFNTMIKHQDEIVKSVRSASEHLNTASEEIASSLEEISATTEEISATVTNVAEESKNQNTSIVDVSEVLVQLSSLVQLAQNRAQSTNSNAINSKKIAHLGRGKVEETVRAMNSINIESNDTFNALKHVNELSVEVSGIVTTINAIAEQTNLLALNAAIEAARAGEHGKGFSIVAEEVRELSEETNNKAKEIAGLVSEMVKQIENAVKAMERANSEVENGVEVVSETDKAFLDIIDSIEDIAKHVGEILDITSDEVASSDKVISLINDIATITENNSKNCEGVSLAIQEEANVTNNLTATAEETSAMSEQLMGLVEKFIV
- a CDS encoding ATP-binding protein; protein product: MYNKTTNEVILYGIDNISEKLDGIIHSLNLEKQCFEIKLIMSEAIANAFIHGNNQDKDKPIIVECKLENDFINISVKDTGKENLTLKTNKEIDEDDILSEGGRGLFIISAYTDEAEFKDGCLIMKKSLK
- a CDS encoding IS3 family transposase (programmed frameshift), which codes for MSNKIFTEEEITILSKNKYVKKVSNKGITYTDEFKRIFIVENNNGKFPRQIFEEHDFNIEILGMKRVESSGKRWRSAFRRNGVSQLQDTRKFNTGRPSEKELSIEEKYEKLQAKIKLLQAENELLKKLGNDGKGRENKEVNLLVSEKFIVIKSIVEKYKIKNKISYLCGLSGVSRSGYYNYFSLKSMSKRNAQESKDQESYKNVVAAFEFKNRKKGARQIKMTLQKFFGINYNLKRIRRIMKKYNIICPHRKANPYRRMMKATKEHTVLPNLLNRDFKQGIPAKVLLTDITYLFYKDGQKAYLSTILDASTNEILSHNLSKSLKINIVTQTIDNLFNTPLTLHKDAFIHSDQGAHYTSPIFQKKLKEKGIGQSMSRRGNCWDNAPQESFFGHLKDETTIKECETFEDLIKEIDDYIAYHNNYRAQWNLKKMTPVDYRNHLLNVA